One stretch of Vigna radiata var. radiata cultivar VC1973A unplaced genomic scaffold, Vradiata_ver6 scaffold_273, whole genome shotgun sequence DNA includes these proteins:
- the LOC106754845 gene encoding autophagy-related protein 8i, with amino-acid sequence MGGSSSFRDEYTFEQRLEQSREIVAKYPDRVPVIVERYAKCDLPELEKKKYLVPRDLSVGHFIHILSSRLSLPPGKALFVFVKNTLPQTASVMDSVYGSFKDEDGYLYMYYSTEKTFGSYIM; translated from the exons ATGGGAGGAAGTTCAAGTTTCAGGGATGAGTATACCTTCG AACAAAGGCTTGAACAATCGCGAGAAATTGTGGCCAAATACCCCGATCGAGTCCCC GTGATTGTGGAAAGATATGCCAAATGCGATCTGCCTGAGTTGGAGAAGAAAAA ATACCTCGTTCCTCGAGACTTGTCTGTTGGGcatttcattcatattttgaGTTCCAGACTTAGTCTGCCCCCTGGGAAAGCGCTCTTTGTTTTTGTGAAGAATACCTTGCCTCAAACTG CTAGTGTGATGGACTCTGTCTACGGATCATTCAAGGATGAGGATGGATATCTTTACATGTATTATAGCACCGAAAAAACCTTTGGCTCGTACATAATGTAA